From the Polaribacter huanghezhanensis genome, the window AATTAGCAAGAATCTCTTTCTATTCAACACCGGGAATAGATGGAGGAGAAAAAAGAACAAATGGATTTAATCCTGTTACTCCAAGATTTTTAGAGTTATTATCTGCGGGTTGTCATATTATAGGAAGATATCCTAAAAATAGCGAAACTGATTATTATAAATTAGAAACAATTTGTCCTTCAACAAATTCTTATTCTGATTTTAAAAATCAATTAAATATTGTATTAAATTTAGACCCACCTATAAAAAGAAATTCTGAATATCTTGAGAATCATTACACATCAACTCGAATTGAAATTTTAAAAAAAATAAATGAATAAATCTATTGTTATCACAAGTATTTTTGAACCTACTGAGGCCGTTAAAGCTTTTTCACAATTAAAAGGTTATGACTTGATTATTATTGGTGATAAAAAATCACCAATAAAATGGGATTGTAAAAACACAACTTATCTATCAATTGATGAGCAATTAAAATTAAACTTTCAATTGGTGGAATTATTGCCATTTAATCATTATTCAAGAAAAATGTTGGGTTACCTTATAGCTATAAAGAATAAATCAGATTTTATTATTGACACTGATGATGATAATATTCCTAAAGGAAATTGGAATTTCCCTTCATTCAACAAAGAATTTGATTGTATAACTGAAGACAATGGATTCGTTAATATTTATCAATTATTTACTGAACAAAAAATTTGGCCAAGAGGTTTACCATTAAACTTAATAAATACCAACTATAATTTCAATGAATTAATTTCACAGAAAGAATGTAAAGTTGGAGTTTGGCAAGGTTTAGCAGATGAAGACCCTGACGTAGATGCCATTTATCGTCTAACTCTTGATGTACCATGCTATTTTAATGATAGAAGACCTATTGTACTTTCTAAAGGAACAATGTGTCCTTTTAATACTCAAAATACAATTATTATAAAAGAATTATTCCCTTTATTATATTTGCCTACATACGTCACGTTTAGATTTACAGACATTTTACGCGGACTTATTGCCCAACCTATAATGTGGTTATATGGCTATCAACTTGGCTTTACAAATGCAACTGTAATACAAAAAAGAAATCCACATGACTATAAGAAAGACTTCATTTCTGAAATCCCAATGTATGAGAATTGTGATGAGATAATAGAAATTGTGAGTAATGTTATATCTGCAGAAAATAATATTTCCGATAATCTTCTATTGGCTTACAAAGCATTATTGAATAAATCAATCGTAACTAAAAATGAATTAATCACACTAGAGGCTTGGCTTGGCGACCTTAAAAACTTGTGCTAACACCTCATAAAATTTATGCCCACATTTAAACTAAATAATGAACCGACAAACATTCAACTAGCGATTTGCTACGTCCGAAAAATCTCCGATTTTCCAGTCGCACAAATCTTATATAACCAGTTGTTTGCAACCTAAAAAACCAGCTGACTAATAAATAACTAATGAAACTAGTAACAAGAGATGATATTGAAAATTGGGCAAGTACAGCTTTATCAAAAACTGACTTACCATATCTAATTTCAAAACTGGTAAGAGCAACAACACCGCTTAGCACACAAGTAAATTTCCCTTCCGGAAGCACAGCATTCACAGGTGGTTGGGATGGTATATGAAGAAAAGACACCTTATGTACCTAAAGGAGTTTCTTTGTATGAATTTGGAACCGAGAGTAACCCCAAGGGAAAAGCTGAAAAGGATTATAATAAAAGAAAAAAACATTCCCTTGGCTACGACCCTAAAGAAAGTGTATTCATTTTCATTACTCCAAGGTTTTGGAAATTTAAGGAAAAGTGGGTAAAAGAAAAGCAATCTGAAGGGTTTTGGAAAGATGTTAAGACCTATGATTCATCTGATATAGAACAATGGCTTGATATTGCAGTATATGTCTCTGGCTGGTTTGCCAATTACCTTAGAAAAGCTCCTCTAAATGGAGTTGATATAGCCGAGCTTTTTTGGAGATATTGGTCGGAATATGCAGGAATAAATATTCTACCTGAAACCATAGTTTCAGGTCGTGAAAACGAACAAGAAGAAATATTTAAATTCATTAATGATAAGCCAAATATATCCTCTCTGAAAGCCGCTACAAAGAATGAGGCTATTGCCTTTATTATAGCATCGGCTAAACTTTTCCCTGAAAAAGAATCAGAAATATTTTTCTCAAAAGCTTTAGAAGACCTGAACTAAAAAACAACTCTTTTATTCTTTCTGATTTATAATCAAATTTAGTAAAAGACAAACTTAAGATGTGTATAATTAATTGCTGCGGAATTTCCCTTCGGAAATTCACGCGAATTAATTATCTTTCCGCTACGGCGGAAAGTGGATCGCACTTTTAACCGCAAAAAATCATACACAAACACGTTCTACGCAATTTGAGAAAAATTTTGCATTTATACCTATTTTTGGTATATTTGAATTAAATTAGTATTAAAATGAACAAAAACACATCAATATCACTCGGAAACTATTTTGACCAATTCGTTCAAAGTAGCGTTAATGAAGGACGATTTAAAAATGTTAGCGAAGTTGTTCGTGCTGGATTAAGGCTTTTGGAAGAAGAAGAAAGTAAAGTTATAGCTTTGAAAAATGCAATTCAAGAAGGAATTGACAGCGGAATTGCTTACGATTTCGACCCAAAAAAACATCTTGAATCACTAAAGGCGAAAAAACACTCAAATGCCTAATTATCAATTAACGAATAAGGCTGTTGCTGATTTATCAAAAATTTGGGAATACACATTTGAAGTTTGGTCAGAAAAACAAGCTGATAAATATTACGATGGAATAATTTCATATTGCGAGGAAATAGCTGAAAATCCAGAAATAAGAAAAAATTATGAAGGTATTTCAAAGCAACTTTTGGGAATAAAAACAAATCGACATATAATATTCTACAGAACTTTAAACAAAGATTATGTTGAAATAACAAGAATATTACACGAGAGAATGGATTTAAAAAAAAGAATAACTGAATAAAAACTGCGTAGAACACCGTGTATAATTAATGGCTAGTTCTCGCTTACTTACGAAAATCCTCGCGGATTTTCTACCTGCCTACCGGCAGGCAGGTTCGGTTTTTATTTGCTAAATTACGTCCTTAATCACACAACTACTCATAGCCGAGATAGTTGTGCTTCATTATCTGAAACCGATAAACAATGATACAATTCTTTCGAAAAACACAATACGGCCTTATGAAAAAAAATAAAACTGAAAAATACTTTAAATCTCCCTTAGTAAAGAATTCCTTTATTTTTATTGGCATTTTAACTCTCCTTATTGCTAGTTGTGCTCCTTTAGAGAAACCAACAAATCCATATTTGAAGGCTAAAAACGGCTATGTACAAGTAGAAGGTGGAAAAATTTGGTACGCTATAACTGGAGAAGGCGACAACACTCCTTTGCTGTATCTTCATGGAGGACCAGGAGGTACAAGTAATTTTAACTTGTCTGAAATTGCTGATGAACGACCAGTAATCGTATTTGATCAATTAGGAAATGGAAGGTCTGACCATCATAAAGATACTACGTTACTTAAAGTGCATAAGCTTGTTGAACAAGTACGTGCTATTAAAACTACATTGAAGTTAAATGAATTTTATTTATCTGGAGGATCTTGGGGTACAGCTTTGGCTCTTGAATACTATAATAAATATCCTGAAGGTGTGAAAGGACTTATATTTAACAGCCCTTATTTTAGCACCAAGATTTGGACTGATGATGCTGACATACTTATAGCTGCATTACCTGATTCTATTCAATCTGCCATCAGAATTGCAGAAGCTGACAGTATTTTTGAAACGGATTCGTATGCCAATGCCAACAAGGTTTTTGCAAAAAAACACGGAAGGAGAACTGCGTATAAAAAGCATCCATCTGATACTCTAAAATATACACGAGATTCATTTATATACAACTTTATGTGGGGTCCAAGTGAGTTTACTTCAACTGGAACACTAAGAAATTACGACATTCACCAAACTCTTAAAGACATCACAGTTCCTGTATTATTTACTACTGGAGAATTTGATGAAGCGCGTCCAGAGACGGTTAAGAAATTTAGTGAAATGGTACCGAACTCTACAATGGTAATAATTGAAGGAGCTGGACATTCTACTTCTAATGATAATCGACCAGCGCTGATAGCTGCACTAAAACAATTTTTGAAGAATCAAAAAAAATAGAAACTAAATAAAAAAATGAAAGTACTTGGTTTGATAGGAGGAACATCGTGGCATTCAACTATAGAATACTACAGATATATAAATCAGTATGTGAATACACATTTTGGAGACAATACGAATCCGCCTTTATTGGTTTATAAAAGTAAGATGAATAATTTTTTCATGATGTCTAATTTATAAGAGTTCAACAATATAAATCAAAAACATGAATTGAGTTCATCCGTTTTTAAGCAAAAAAACGCCTCACAAATGTGAGGCGTTTTTAACACTTAAATATATTTACAAGCAATTAAGCTTGTTGTAATACTTCTTGCACTTTATCTGCAGCTTCTTGAAATTCTGTAGCAGAAATAATTTTCATTCCGCTATTATCAATTAGTTGTTTTGCTTCAACAGCATTGGTTCCTTGCAATCTACAAATAATAGGCACATTAATTTTGTCTCCCATACTTTTGTATGCATCTACAACTCCTTGCGCTACTCTATCACAACGTACAATTCCACCAAAAATATTTACTAAAATTGCTTTTACGTTTTTGTCTTTTAAGATAATTCCGAAAGCAGTTTCTACACGTTGTGCATCTGCTGTTCCTCCAACATCTAAAAAGTTTGCAGGTTCTCCACCAGCTTGTTTAATTAAATCCATCGTTCCCATTGCCAAACCAGCTCCGTTTACCATACATCCAACATTACCATCTAAATCTACATAATTTAAACCAGCAGCATTTGCTTCAACTTCAATAGGATTTTCTTCACGTAAATCTCTCATTAAAGCGTAATCTTTATGTCTAAACAATGCATTATCATCTAAAGTAACTTTCGCATCAACTGCTAAAATTTTAGAATCTGATGTTTTTAAAACCGGATTGATTTCAAACATAGAAGAATCTGAACCGATGTACGCTTTGTATAAAGCAGTTACAAATTTTGTCATTTCTTTTAGAGCGACACCAGACAATCCTAAGTTGAACGCTATTTTACGCGCTTGAAAAGGCATGATTCCTAATAAAGGATCAATCTCTTCTGTGAAAATTAAATGTGGTGTTTCTTCTGCCACAGTTTCAATATCCATTCCACCTTCAGTAGAATACATAATCATATTTTTACCGGTGTTTCTGTTTAATAAAACAGACATATAATATTCTTCTGGCTCAGAATCACCAGGATAATAAACATCTTCACAGATTAAAACTTGGTTTACTTTTTTACCTTCTGCAGAAGTTTGTGGTGTTACCAACATCATTCCAATGATATCATTAGAAATACTTTCTACTTCAGCTAAATTTTTTGCCAATTTAACTCCGCCGCCTTTACCACGTCCACCAGCATGAACTTGTGCTTTAACAACGTACCAACTTGTGCCCGTTTCTACGGTTAATTGTTTTGCTGCATCTACAGCATCTTTATGATTTTTAGCTACAATACCGCGTTGAATTTTAACGCCAAAGCTATTTAAGATTTCTTTTCCTTGATATTCGTGTAAATTCATTTTTAAGAATGTTTTTTAACGCCACAAAAATACAAATTCAAATGAGAATAACGCAGCAATTTTTATAAAATAACATAGAAAAAAGTTGTCTTAATAAAATCATAAATTGGTGAAGAAATTAACATGATTTTATGATAATTACAATATAAGCTAAATATTTTTGCTTTTAAAACCAACCACGATTACTAATGATGATAAAAAGCTCGAAACTATTAGTTCTAATTTCCCTTTTTACAACAACGTTTCTTTTTTCTCAAAGTCATATTCCCAAAAAGATACTAAACATAAAACGCAACACAAACAAGGCACCAAAAATTGATGGTTTGCTTACTGATGCTGCTTGGAAAGGTTTAGAAATTGCAAAAGATTTTGTAATGATGGAACCCAACAATGGCGAAAAAGAAAATCCAGATTACAGAACAAAAGTAAAAGTGTTTTATGATGATGAAGCCATTTATATTTCTGCAATGTTGTACGATCCTAATCCTTCAAAAATAGCAAAAGAGTTTACAAGTAGAGATAATTATGGGCAAGCAGATCTTTTTACAGTAGTATTAAACCCAAGTAACGATGGCGTAAACACAACACAGTTTGAAGTTTTAATTACCGGAACACAGGTAGATGCCAAAGTTACTGATGGAGAAGAAGATAGAAATTGGAGCGCTGTTTGGAAAAGTGCAACAAAAATTTTAGACAATGGTTGGTCTGTAGAAATGAAGATTCCGTATGCTGCTTTGCGTTTTTCTAATGAAGAAATACAAACTTGGGGAATTAATTTTGGAAGAAAAATCATCAACTTAAACTCACAATATTCTTGGAATCATATTGACAATAAAATTGGAAAGTGGACACAATACGATGGGATTTTAAAAGGTATTAGAAATATTGATCCACCAACTCGTTTAAGTTTTTATCCTTATGCTTCTACTTCAGTCTCTCATTATGATGGAGAAACAAAATACAACAACAACTTAGGATTGGATTTAAAATACGGAATTACAGAGAATTTTACACTAGACTTAACGCTAGTTCCAGATTTTGGACAAACGGCTTTTGATAATGTTACCCTAAACCTTGGACCATTTGAACAACGTTTTAACGAACAAAGACAATTTTTTACAGAAGGAACAGAATTGTTTAATAAAGGAAGATTGTTTTATTCTAGAAGAATTGGAAACAGACCTGTTGGTTATTACGACGCCTATGATAATTTAGCCACCAACGAAGAAGTTTATGAAAATCCTAATAAAGTAAACATGTTAAACGCTTTAAAAATTTCTGGAAGAACAAAAGGTGGATTAGGAATTGGTTTTTTTAATGCTATTACAGATGAAACAAAAGCAACCATTAAAAGAACAGTTACCCAAGGAAATACCACCGTAGACGAATATTACAAAAAAGTAACGGAACCTTTTGCCAATTACAATGTATTGGTTTTAGATCAACAATTCAACCAAAACTCTTCGGTAACATTTATCAACACAAGTGTGTTAAGAGAAGGAAAATTTAGAGACGCAAACGTAACTGGTTTGTTATATCATTTAACAAATAAAGCAAATACTTATTTTGCTGATGGATATATAAAAACGAGTAATATTAAAGAAAACGGCACTACAGAAACTGGATATGGATTTGATTCTAGCATCGCAAAAACCGCCGGTAATTGGCAAGGAGAAGTTGGATATAATATGGAAGATGATAAATTTAATTATAACGATTTAGGTTTTCAAAGAAGAAACAATCAACAAACCGTATATGCAATGATGAGCTACCGTATTTTAAAACCAGTTGGTCGGTACAATAGTTTTAAAGTAAATTTTAGATTGTTCAATAGTTTTTTATACAAACCTGGGGTTTACACTGGTAATAGCTATAGAGTAGGTTTTTTTGCAAGCACAGACAAACGTTTTTCTTTTGGACTAAATGCAAAAGGGAAAATTGGTAAGCAAAAAGATTTCTATGAACCTAGAAGAGCAATTACAGAACAACGCTTTTTAGAAAGAAACCCAGAAATTGATTTCGACGGATTTATCTCTACAGATTTTAGAAAAAAGTTTGCATTCGATTTAAAAGCAAACACTAGAAAAGTATTTGGAACAGATCAAACACGATTTGGTTTTGAACTTGGTCCAAGATATCGTTTTAGCGACAAAATGTCTGTTGTATTTAAGTTTAAATACAACAGAGATAAAAATGCAATTGGCTATGCAAATGATGATAATTCTGATATCATTTTCGGGAAAAGAAATTCAGATTCTTACGAGAATAGTTTATCAGGAAAATATAGTTTTAGCACAAAATCTTCTTTATCATTATCGTTTAGACATTATTGGCAAACCGTAAAATACAACAGTCAGTTTTACAATTTAAATACAGACGGAACATTAACAAATCATTCGTACACAGGAAATCATGATGTAAATTACAATAGCTGGAATTTGGATTTGAATTATCTGTGGGAATTTGCTCCTGGAAGTCAGTTAACCGCTTTTTATAGAAATTCAATCTTTAATTCGAACGATCAATCTGCGTTAAATTTCATCAATAATATCAACGAATTATTCAATCAACCTGCCTTGCATACTTTTTCTATAAAGTTTGTTTATTTTATCGATTACAACAACCTTAAAAAGATTTTTTAAGCCTATTTTTTCTTTTATCCGCGAAACTATTAACCATCTAATTGTCCCCTTGAGCGGAGTCGAAAGGTCTATTGATTATCAATATCTTAGCAAGTTATCGACTCCGAACGAACAGGTATTGGTTTCCCTTTTTATGTAATTTTTTTTTACATCAAAAAATCGTTTTAAGATTTAATTAACAAATCAGACTGTGACATTTTATTTTCTAAGAAGTCTTTACCGTAATCAATCAAAACAAATAAAAAATGAAATTACGATCCATCTCACTATTATTTCTCTTAATTTTTCAAGTTACATTCTCACAAATAAAAACAGATAGAAAAAAAATTGCTGCAACAAGAATTACAACTCCACCAAAAATTGATGGTATTTTAGATGATGCCGCATGGAAAAATGCAGAATTGATAAAAGATTTTATTGTCTTTAGACCAGATAACGGAAAAAAAGTAGCTGATGAATATAGAACAATTGCAAAAGTTGTCTACAACGATGATGCCATTTATATTTCTGCAATGATGTATGATCCACATCCAGATAAAATACCAATGCAATTTGCAACCAGAGATAATTTTAGCCAAGCCGATTTCTTTTTGGCAACTATAAATCCAAATGACGATGGTCAAAATCCTTTTGAATTTGTTGTTCAAAGCACCGGAAATCAAGGAGACTCTAAAGTTTCTAACGGAAATGAAGATTTTAACTGGAGTGCCGTTTGGGAAAGTGCAGCAAAAGTAAACGACAAAGGCTGGGCAGTAGAAATGAAAATTCCGTATTCAGCTTTGCGTTTTGCAAATGCGCCAGTGCAACATTGGGGTTTTAATTTTCATAGAAGATTAGAAAGATTAAATGAACAACACACTTGGACGCATATTGACAATGCTGTTGGAAGATGGACACAACATGATGGGTTGATAGAAAATTTGAAAGATATCAAACCACCAACTCGTTTAGGTTTGTATCCATATGCTTCTGCCATTACAGATTCTTACAACGGAAAAACTACAAATGATTGGAATCTTGGTTTGGATTTAAAATATGGATTGTCAGAAAACTTTACATTAGATGCCACGTTAATTCCTGATTTTAGTCAAGCTGGTTTTGATAATGTCGAATTAAATTTAGGTCCGTTTGAACAGCAATATGCAGAGCAAAGGCAATTTTTTACAGAAGGAACCGAGTTATTTAACAAAGGAAGGTTGTTTTATTCTAGAAGAATTGGAAGTTCTCCAATAGATCAATTTGATGTTTCTAGTCAATTAAATACCAACGAAGAAATTATAGATTATCCCAGGAAAGTAACCATGTTAAATGCCATTAAAATTTCTGGAAGAACAAAAAATGGCTTAGGAATTGGATTTTTTAATGCAATCACAGGAAAAACCGAAGCTATCATTAAAGACAACAGTAACGGAAAAACTAGAAAAGTAGTTACAAGTCCGTTTTCTAACTACAATATTTTAGTGATTGATAAGCAGTTCAATCAAAACTCTTCTATCACATTAATCAACACAAATGTTACAAGAAATGGAAATTTTAGAGATGCAAATGTAACGGGATTTCTTTGGCATGTAGAAACTAAAGACAGCAAATATAATGTAGATGGTTCAGTAAAAATAAGTAATATTTTTGATGATGTAAACAATCCAAATACTGGATATACTTATGATACTAGCTTCGGAAAAAATGCTGGAAGATGGAATTGGGAAATCGGTTATAATTTTGAAGATCAAAATTTTAACCCAAATGATATGGGAATCTTATTTAGCAATAACGAACAACAAATTTATGGAAGCGCTGGATTTAGAACATTAAAACCAGAAGGAATTTTTAATAATTATGGTTTTAATTTTTATAACAACTTGCAATATCAATATGAATCTGGAATTTACACAGGCTATCAAGCA encodes:
- a CDS encoding STELLO glycosyltransferase family protein, with the translated sequence MNKSIVITSIFEPTEAVKAFSQLKGYDLIIIGDKKSPIKWDCKNTTYLSIDEQLKLNFQLVELLPFNHYSRKMLGYLIAIKNKSDFIIDTDDDNIPKGNWNFPSFNKEFDCITEDNGFVNIYQLFTEQKIWPRGLPLNLINTNYNFNELISQKECKVGVWQGLADEDPDVDAIYRLTLDVPCYFNDRRPIVLSKGTMCPFNTQNTIIIKELFPLLYLPTYVTFRFTDILRGLIAQPIMWLYGYQLGFTNATVIQKRNPHDYKKDFISEIPMYENCDEIIEIVSNVISAENNISDNLLLAYKALLNKSIVTKNELITLEAWLGDLKNLC
- a CDS encoding type II toxin-antitoxin system ParD family antitoxin — protein: MNKNTSISLGNYFDQFVQSSVNEGRFKNVSEVVRAGLRLLEEEESKVIALKNAIQEGIDSGIAYDFDPKKHLESLKAKKHSNA
- a CDS encoding type II toxin-antitoxin system RelE/ParE family toxin; this translates as MPNYQLTNKAVADLSKIWEYTFEVWSEKQADKYYDGIISYCEEIAENPEIRKNYEGISKQLLGIKTNRHIIFYRTLNKDYVEITRILHERMDLKKRITE
- a CDS encoding proline iminopeptidase-family hydrolase, yielding MKKNKTEKYFKSPLVKNSFIFIGILTLLIASCAPLEKPTNPYLKAKNGYVQVEGGKIWYAITGEGDNTPLLYLHGGPGGTSNFNLSEIADERPVIVFDQLGNGRSDHHKDTTLLKVHKLVEQVRAIKTTLKLNEFYLSGGSWGTALALEYYNKYPEGVKGLIFNSPYFSTKIWTDDADILIAALPDSIQSAIRIAEADSIFETDSYANANKVFAKKHGRRTAYKKHPSDTLKYTRDSFIYNFMWGPSEFTSTGTLRNYDIHQTLKDITVPVLFTTGEFDEARPETVKKFSEMVPNSTMVIIEGAGHSTSNDNRPALIAALKQFLKNQKK
- the sucC gene encoding ADP-forming succinate--CoA ligase subunit beta, translating into MNLHEYQGKEILNSFGVKIQRGIVAKNHKDAVDAAKQLTVETGTSWYVVKAQVHAGGRGKGGGVKLAKNLAEVESISNDIIGMMLVTPQTSAEGKKVNQVLICEDVYYPGDSEPEEYYMSVLLNRNTGKNMIMYSTEGGMDIETVAEETPHLIFTEEIDPLLGIMPFQARKIAFNLGLSGVALKEMTKFVTALYKAYIGSDSSMFEINPVLKTSDSKILAVDAKVTLDDNALFRHKDYALMRDLREENPIEVEANAAGLNYVDLDGNVGCMVNGAGLAMGTMDLIKQAGGEPANFLDVGGTADAQRVETAFGIILKDKNVKAILVNIFGGIVRCDRVAQGVVDAYKSMGDKINVPIICRLQGTNAVEAKQLIDNSGMKIISATEFQEAADKVQEVLQQA
- a CDS encoding DUF5916 domain-containing protein encodes the protein MMIKSSKLLVLISLFTTTFLFSQSHIPKKILNIKRNTNKAPKIDGLLTDAAWKGLEIAKDFVMMEPNNGEKENPDYRTKVKVFYDDEAIYISAMLYDPNPSKIAKEFTSRDNYGQADLFTVVLNPSNDGVNTTQFEVLITGTQVDAKVTDGEEDRNWSAVWKSATKILDNGWSVEMKIPYAALRFSNEEIQTWGINFGRKIINLNSQYSWNHIDNKIGKWTQYDGILKGIRNIDPPTRLSFYPYASTSVSHYDGETKYNNNLGLDLKYGITENFTLDLTLVPDFGQTAFDNVTLNLGPFEQRFNEQRQFFTEGTELFNKGRLFYSRRIGNRPVGYYDAYDNLATNEEVYENPNKVNMLNALKISGRTKGGLGIGFFNAITDETKATIKRTVTQGNTTVDEYYKKVTEPFANYNVLVLDQQFNQNSSVTFINTSVLREGKFRDANVTGLLYHLTNKANTYFADGYIKTSNIKENGTTETGYGFDSSIAKTAGNWQGEVGYNMEDDKFNYNDLGFQRRNNQQTVYAMMSYRILKPVGRYNSFKVNFRLFNSFLYKPGVYTGNSYRVGFFASTDKRFSFGLNAKGKIGKQKDFYEPRRAITEQRFLERNPEIDFDGFISTDFRKKFAFDLKANTRKVFGTDQTRFGFELGPRYRFSDKMSVVFKFKYNRDKNAIGYANDDNSDIIFGKRNSDSYENSLSGKYSFSTKSSLSLSFRHYWQTVKYNSQFYNLNTDGTLTNHSYTGNHDVNYNSWNLDLNYLWEFAPGSQLTAFYRNSIFNSNDQSALNFINNINELFNQPALHTFSIKFVYFIDYNNLKKIF
- a CDS encoding DUF5916 domain-containing protein, giving the protein MKLRSISLLFLLIFQVTFSQIKTDRKKIAATRITTPPKIDGILDDAAWKNAELIKDFIVFRPDNGKKVADEYRTIAKVVYNDDAIYISAMMYDPHPDKIPMQFATRDNFSQADFFLATINPNDDGQNPFEFVVQSTGNQGDSKVSNGNEDFNWSAVWESAAKVNDKGWAVEMKIPYSALRFANAPVQHWGFNFHRRLERLNEQHTWTHIDNAVGRWTQHDGLIENLKDIKPPTRLGLYPYASAITDSYNGKTTNDWNLGLDLKYGLSENFTLDATLIPDFSQAGFDNVELNLGPFEQQYAEQRQFFTEGTELFNKGRLFYSRRIGSSPIDQFDVSSQLNTNEEIIDYPRKVTMLNAIKISGRTKNGLGIGFFNAITGKTEAIIKDNSNGKTRKVVTSPFSNYNILVIDKQFNQNSSITLINTNVTRNGNFRDANVTGFLWHVETKDSKYNVDGSVKISNIFDDVNNPNTGYTYDTSFGKNAGRWNWEIGYNFEDQNFNPNDMGILFSNNEQQIYGSAGFRTLKPEGIFNNYGFNFYNNLQYQYESGIYTGYQAGLNFNAQTKKRFSFGANINYGSVSKDFNEPRQGNTSGVYFTRPERLNLNYWIDTNSQKKLQVNFNMYSSTYFNNSMSSFGFGISPNYRFNNQFSLSYNFNYSKTLNDQGYVDKVGGDIIFGERDRKSYVNSVSGRYNFSTKSSLSLSFRHYWSSVDYTNNYFKLNTDGSLSSTTYNNGSDVNFNSWNLDLNYIWQFAPGSQLIALYRNTIFNQDSNSSLDFFKNLDNLFQQPNQNVFSLRVVYYIDYNKLKNIF